From Rhinolophus ferrumequinum isolate MPI-CBG mRhiFer1 chromosome 3 unlocalized genomic scaffold, mRhiFer1_v1.p scaffold_36_arrow_ctg1_4, whole genome shotgun sequence, one genomic window encodes:
- the DACT2 gene encoding dapper homolog 2 isoform X2: MVTCWKPIFACSAGALVEAFTWGPVSPGVTVFKNRLRRQDVGLKTHLDQLDQQISELQLDVRRTSIEAPDSDSRPSSGFYELSDGGSCSLSASCTSVCSDRLSSSLGTLLPATLMARTSAGDCRPWSADETTMCGAPVPTWGPQATEEGAVQPLQDTSRPRPVSTGDLERVLPAEVGLQKASAAPKSTSFLCHGMDLPPNVLDPKYQRDLVSKGGREVYPYPSPLHAVALQSPLFALTKETLQRDGPSPPRESLPSPSGPSSIRTGPVLEAGPAAAYIDRLLRLRGQGNPTRGNVSEQGPPRCEVSPSQRAESEGHPKKLTYTPGGAHVGGVAQRRDASEDGLEQQGPVPLVGNLHPSCLPEEGHKPSSSCVCVGTTLGSPQLGCRPPSPGSQAQQPAPDWWEGKARSPPRTAVRESPALAPGQCVHPHCVGSRASPMGLKTGHPMTKALKIGRGTSDKALRAGRQPPPWGALVGPQLPPEWGAGLQRRPTLVGEAPGRSCSESSLYPVSLLIPLLVAHQEGHRASAQALFPLEAVPPMAAGGETRRKQRRWQSSVEISARARLASAQGPSLGPPRPAARRGGGPRPVCPRARPRLPRQDAQARSESGGSEHSAECASLFHSTIAETSEDEGQASDHTASRFGDGESSGSDVEGGAQASGSRLAWPRAAPQQPPRAAAGSRPPLPPVPKLCRIKASRALKKKIRRFQPAALKVMTMV, translated from the exons ATGGTAACTTGCTGGAAGCCCATCTTTGCATGCTCTGCTGGTGCTCTGGTCGAGGCGTTCACCTGGGGACCAGTTTCCCCAGGTGTAACAGTGTTCAAG AACCGGCTAAGACGCCAGGACGTTGGCCTGAAAACCCACTTGGACCAGCTGGACCAGCAGATCAGTGAGCTGCAGCTGGACGTGAGAAGAACCTCCATCGAGGCCCCAGACAGCGACAGCCGGCCCAGctcag GCTTCTACGAGCTGAGTGATGGTGGTTCCTGCTCCTTGTCTGCTTCCTGCACATCAGTGTGCAGTGACCGCCTGTCCTCCTCCCTGGGCACTTTGCTGCCCGCCACCCTCATGGCCCGGACCAGCGCAGGGGACTGCCGGCCCTGGTCAGCTGACGAGACCACCATGTGTGGGGCCCCTGTGCCCACGTGGGGACCCCAGGCCACTGAAGAGGGTGCAGTCCAGCCGCTACAGGACACATCCCGACCCCGGCCAGTGTCTACAG GTGACCTTGAACGAGTCCTACCGGCTGAGGTGGGGCTCCAGAAGGCCAGTGCTGCCCCCAAGTCCACTTCCTTTCTCTGCCATGGGATGGACCTCCCACCCAACGTGCTGGACCCCAAGTACCAGCGTGACCTGGTGTccaagggaggcagggaggtgtACCCATACCCCAGCCCCCTACATGCGGTGGCTTTGCAGAGCCCGCTCTTTGCTCTGACCAAGGAGACGCTGCAGCGTGACGGCCCCTCGCCCCCTAGGGagtcccttcccagcccctcaGGTCCCAGCTCAATCCGGACTGGACCCGTCCTTGAGGCTGGCCCAGCTGCAGCCTATATCGACAGGCTGTTACGACTGCGGGGCCAAGGGAACCCCACAAGGGGCAATGTGAGTGAGCAGGGACCCCCAAGATGTGAGGTGTCCCCATCCCAGAGAGCGGAGAGTGAAGGCCACCCAAAGAAGCTAACGTACACCCCAGGAGGAGCACATGTGGGAGGGGTGGCTCAGAGGAGGGACGCCAGTGAGGACGGCCTCGAGCAGCAGGGACCTGTGCCCCTTGTGGGCAACTTGCACCCCAGCTGCCTTCCCGAGGAGGGCCACAAACCCTCCAGTAGCTGTGTCTGTGTGGGGACCACGCTGGGCTCCCCTCAGCTGGGGTGTAGGCCTCCATCTCCTGGCTCTCAGGCTCAGCAGCCAGCTCCTGACTGGTGGGAAGGCAAAGCCAGGTCCCCCCCCAGGACTGCCGTCAGGGAGAGCCCCGCCCTGGCCCCAGGGCAGTGTGTGCACCCCCACTGTGTTGGCAGCAGAGCTTCCCCCATGGGGCTGAAAACTGGCCACCCCATGACAAAGGCTCTAAAGATCGGGAGGGGGACCAGCGACAAGGCACTAAGGGCAGGGAGGCAGCCACCACCCTGGGGCGCCCTTGTAGGCCCCCAGCTGCCCCCTGAGTGGGGGGCTGGGCTCCAGAGGAGGCCCACCCTGGTGGGGGAGGCGCCCGGCCGGTCCTGCTCTGAGTCCAGCCTCTACCCTGTGTCCCTCCTCATCCCCCTGCTGGTGGCCCACCAAGAGGGCCACCGGGCTTCGGCCCAGGCCTTGTTTCCCTTGGAAGCAGTGCCACCCATGGCGGCCGGTGGGGAGACCCGGAGGAAACAGCGCAGGTGGCAGTCCTCCGTGGAGATCTCAGCCAGGGCCCGCCTGGCCAGTGCCCAGGGCCCTAGCCTGGGGCCCCCACGGCCCGCAGCAAGGAGAGGGGGTGGCCCGCGGCCTGTGTGCCCCCGGGCCAGGCCCAGGCTGCCCCGCCAGGACGCCCAGGCCAGGAGCGAGTCTGGCGGCTCGGAGCACTCAGCCGAGTGTGCCTCCCTGTTCCACTCCACCATCGCGGAGACCAGCGAGGACGAGGGCCAGGCCAGCGACCACACCGCCAGCCGCTTCGGGGATGGGGAGTCCAGTGGCAGTGACGTGGAGGGCGGTGCCCAGGCCAGTGGGAGCCGCCTGGCCTGGCCTCGGGCAGCCCCCCAGCAGCCCCCGCGGGCTGCAGCCGGCTCCAGGCCGCCCCTGCCCCCGGTGCCCAAACTCTGCCGCATCAAGGCCTCCAGGGCCCTAAAGAAGAAGATCCGCAGGTTCCAGCCGGCCGCTCTGAAGGTCATGACCATGGTGTGA
- the DACT2 gene encoding dapper homolog 2 isoform X1 — translation MWAPGGPPGPAGWDRRRVGARLRAALAGLHELQGLRARQQARVRGALAMQPRSAPAAPRGPRAHEQRLEAALAALQEQLNRLRRQDVGLKTHLDQLDQQISELQLDVRRTSIEAPDSDSRPSSGFYELSDGGSCSLSASCTSVCSDRLSSSLGTLLPATLMARTSAGDCRPWSADETTMCGAPVPTWGPQATEEGAVQPLQDTSRPRPVSTGDLERVLPAEVGLQKASAAPKSTSFLCHGMDLPPNVLDPKYQRDLVSKGGREVYPYPSPLHAVALQSPLFALTKETLQRDGPSPPRESLPSPSGPSSIRTGPVLEAGPAAAYIDRLLRLRGQGNPTRGNVSEQGPPRCEVSPSQRAESEGHPKKLTYTPGGAHVGGVAQRRDASEDGLEQQGPVPLVGNLHPSCLPEEGHKPSSSCVCVGTTLGSPQLGCRPPSPGSQAQQPAPDWWEGKARSPPRTAVRESPALAPGQCVHPHCVGSRASPMGLKTGHPMTKALKIGRGTSDKALRAGRQPPPWGALVGPQLPPEWGAGLQRRPTLVGEAPGRSCSESSLYPVSLLIPLLVAHQEGHRASAQALFPLEAVPPMAAGGETRRKQRRWQSSVEISARARLASAQGPSLGPPRPAARRGGGPRPVCPRARPRLPRQDAQARSESGGSEHSAECASLFHSTIAETSEDEGQASDHTASRFGDGESSGSDVEGGAQASGSRLAWPRAAPQQPPRAAAGSRPPLPPVPKLCRIKASRALKKKIRRFQPAALKVMTMV, via the exons ATGTGGGCCCCGGGTGGTCCTCCGGGGCCTGCGGGCTGGGACCGCCGCAGGGTGGGAGCCCGGCTGCGCGCGGCACTCGCTGGGCTGCACGAGCTGCAGGGGCTGCGCGCCAGACAGCAGGCGCGCGTGCGGGGCGCCCTGGCCATGCAGCCCCGGTCGGCGCCCGCCGCCCCCCGCGGCCCTCGTGCCCACGAGCAGCGGCTGGAGGCGGCGCTGGCGGCGCTGCAGGAGCAACTG AACCGGCTAAGACGCCAGGACGTTGGCCTGAAAACCCACTTGGACCAGCTGGACCAGCAGATCAGTGAGCTGCAGCTGGACGTGAGAAGAACCTCCATCGAGGCCCCAGACAGCGACAGCCGGCCCAGctcag GCTTCTACGAGCTGAGTGATGGTGGTTCCTGCTCCTTGTCTGCTTCCTGCACATCAGTGTGCAGTGACCGCCTGTCCTCCTCCCTGGGCACTTTGCTGCCCGCCACCCTCATGGCCCGGACCAGCGCAGGGGACTGCCGGCCCTGGTCAGCTGACGAGACCACCATGTGTGGGGCCCCTGTGCCCACGTGGGGACCCCAGGCCACTGAAGAGGGTGCAGTCCAGCCGCTACAGGACACATCCCGACCCCGGCCAGTGTCTACAG GTGACCTTGAACGAGTCCTACCGGCTGAGGTGGGGCTCCAGAAGGCCAGTGCTGCCCCCAAGTCCACTTCCTTTCTCTGCCATGGGATGGACCTCCCACCCAACGTGCTGGACCCCAAGTACCAGCGTGACCTGGTGTccaagggaggcagggaggtgtACCCATACCCCAGCCCCCTACATGCGGTGGCTTTGCAGAGCCCGCTCTTTGCTCTGACCAAGGAGACGCTGCAGCGTGACGGCCCCTCGCCCCCTAGGGagtcccttcccagcccctcaGGTCCCAGCTCAATCCGGACTGGACCCGTCCTTGAGGCTGGCCCAGCTGCAGCCTATATCGACAGGCTGTTACGACTGCGGGGCCAAGGGAACCCCACAAGGGGCAATGTGAGTGAGCAGGGACCCCCAAGATGTGAGGTGTCCCCATCCCAGAGAGCGGAGAGTGAAGGCCACCCAAAGAAGCTAACGTACACCCCAGGAGGAGCACATGTGGGAGGGGTGGCTCAGAGGAGGGACGCCAGTGAGGACGGCCTCGAGCAGCAGGGACCTGTGCCCCTTGTGGGCAACTTGCACCCCAGCTGCCTTCCCGAGGAGGGCCACAAACCCTCCAGTAGCTGTGTCTGTGTGGGGACCACGCTGGGCTCCCCTCAGCTGGGGTGTAGGCCTCCATCTCCTGGCTCTCAGGCTCAGCAGCCAGCTCCTGACTGGTGGGAAGGCAAAGCCAGGTCCCCCCCCAGGACTGCCGTCAGGGAGAGCCCCGCCCTGGCCCCAGGGCAGTGTGTGCACCCCCACTGTGTTGGCAGCAGAGCTTCCCCCATGGGGCTGAAAACTGGCCACCCCATGACAAAGGCTCTAAAGATCGGGAGGGGGACCAGCGACAAGGCACTAAGGGCAGGGAGGCAGCCACCACCCTGGGGCGCCCTTGTAGGCCCCCAGCTGCCCCCTGAGTGGGGGGCTGGGCTCCAGAGGAGGCCCACCCTGGTGGGGGAGGCGCCCGGCCGGTCCTGCTCTGAGTCCAGCCTCTACCCTGTGTCCCTCCTCATCCCCCTGCTGGTGGCCCACCAAGAGGGCCACCGGGCTTCGGCCCAGGCCTTGTTTCCCTTGGAAGCAGTGCCACCCATGGCGGCCGGTGGGGAGACCCGGAGGAAACAGCGCAGGTGGCAGTCCTCCGTGGAGATCTCAGCCAGGGCCCGCCTGGCCAGTGCCCAGGGCCCTAGCCTGGGGCCCCCACGGCCCGCAGCAAGGAGAGGGGGTGGCCCGCGGCCTGTGTGCCCCCGGGCCAGGCCCAGGCTGCCCCGCCAGGACGCCCAGGCCAGGAGCGAGTCTGGCGGCTCGGAGCACTCAGCCGAGTGTGCCTCCCTGTTCCACTCCACCATCGCGGAGACCAGCGAGGACGAGGGCCAGGCCAGCGACCACACCGCCAGCCGCTTCGGGGATGGGGAGTCCAGTGGCAGTGACGTGGAGGGCGGTGCCCAGGCCAGTGGGAGCCGCCTGGCCTGGCCTCGGGCAGCCCCCCAGCAGCCCCCGCGGGCTGCAGCCGGCTCCAGGCCGCCCCTGCCCCCGGTGCCCAAACTCTGCCGCATCAAGGCCTCCAGGGCCCTAAAGAAGAAGATCCGCAGGTTCCAGCCGGCCGCTCTGAAGGTCATGACCATGGTGTGA